A genome region from Hippopotamus amphibius kiboko isolate mHipAmp2 chromosome 1, mHipAmp2.hap2, whole genome shotgun sequence includes the following:
- the EBNA1BP2 gene encoding probable rRNA-processing protein EBP2, translating to MDTPPLSGSDSDSEDSLVTDRELQEAFSRGLLKPGLNVVLEGPKKAVNDVNGLKQCLTEFKRDLEWVERLDVTRGPVPETSGPQSTSQDKNQKAVDPEDDFQREMSFYRQAQAAVLAVLPRLHQLKVPTKRPTDYFAEMAKSDQQMQKIRQKLQAKQAAMEKSEKAKQLRALRKYGKKVQTEVLQKRQREKAHMMTAIKKYQKGFSDKLDFLEGDQKPAARSTKEGAKSQQTKKGPSAKRRYKNQKFGYGGKKKGSKWNTRESYDDVSSFRAKTAHGKGLKRPGKKGSNKRPGKRTREKMKSRTR from the exons ATGGACACTCCGCCGCTCTCAGGTTCGGACTCGGATTCTGAGGACTCTCTTGTCACAGACAGAGAG TTGCAGGAGGCCTTTTCCCGAGGGCTCCTGAAGCCAGGCCTCAACGTGGTGCTAGAGGGGCCGAAGAAGGCCGTGAACGACGTG AATGGCCTGAAGCAGTGTTTGACTGAATTCAAGCGGGATCTGGAATGGGTTGAAAGGCTTGATGTGACCCGGGGTCCTGTACCAGAAACCAGTGGACCTCAGTCAACATCTCAGGACAAGAATCAGAAAGCTGTCGATCCAGAAGATGATTTTCAGCGTGAGATGAGCtt CTACCGTCAGGCCCAGGCAGCAGTGCTTGCAGTATTGCCCCGCCTTCATCAGCTCAAAGTCCCTACCAAGCGGCCCACCGATTATTTTGCAGAGATGGCCAAGTCTGATCAGCAGATGCAGAAG atTCGACAGAAGCTGCAGGCTAAACAGGCTGCCATGGAGAAGTCGGAAAAGGCTAAGCAGCTGCGAGCACTTAGGAAATATGGAaagaag GTACAAACAGAAGTTCTTCAGAAGCGGCAGCGGGAGAAGGCGCACATGATGACTGCCAttaagaaatatcagaaag GCTTctctgataaactggacttcctTGAGGGAGATCAGAAGCCTGCCGCACGGAGCACGAAAGAAGGAGCCAAAAGCCAGCAGACGAAGAAGGG GCCCAGTGCCAAGCGACGCTATAAAAACCAGAAGTTTGGTTACGGTGGGAAGAAGAAAGGTTCCAAGTGGAATACTCGTGAGAGCTATGATGATGTATCCAGCTTCCGGGCCAAGACAGCTCATGGCAAGGGCCTCAAGAGGCCTGGAAAGAAAGGATCAAAT AAGAGACCTGGAAAACGgacaagagagaaaatgaagagcaGAACACGCTAA
- the LOC130835884 gene encoding nuclear cap-binding protein subunit 2-like: MSGGLLKALRSDSYVELSQYRDQHFRGDNEEQEKLLKKSCTLYVGNLSFYTTEEQIYELFSKSGDIKKIIMGLDKMKKTACGFCFVECCFLSLQKYYLRADAENAMRYINGTRLDDRIIRTDWDAGFKEGRQYGRGRSGGQVRDEYRQDYDAGRGGYGKLAQNQ; encoded by the exons ATGTCGGGCGGCCTCCTGAAGGCGCTGCGCAGCGACTCGTACGTGGAGCTGAGCCAGTACCGGGACCAGCACTTCCGGGGCGACAATGAAGAGCAGGAAAAACTGCTGAAGAAAAGCTGTACACTGTATGTTGGAAACCTTTCCTTCTATACAACTGAAGAACAAATCTATGAACTCTTCAGCAAAAGTGGCGACATAAAGAAAATCATCATGGGCCtggataaaatgaagaaaactgcaTGTGGCTTCTGCTTTGTGGAATGTTGCTTCCTCTCTTTACAAAA atACTATTTGagagcagatgcagaaaatgccaTGCGGTACATCAATGGAACTCGTCTGGACGACCGGATCATCCGCACGGACTGGGACGCCGGCTTTAAGGAGGGCAGGCAGTATGGCCGTGGGCGTTCTGGAGGCCAGGTACGAGACGAGTACCGCCAGGACTACGATGCTGGGAGAGGCGGCTATGGGAAACTGGCCCAGAACCAGTGA